From Pseudobdellovibrio exovorus JSS, a single genomic window includes:
- the menA gene encoding 1,4-dihydroxy-2-naphthoate octaprenyltransferase produces MTKAKAWILAARPKTLSASLVPIIATVGLVRGFGYEIQWWIVVLALFSSFFIQIGTNLVNDAMDFKKGADTEKRLGPVRVTQQGIFTFNQVMLGAGICFALSAACGIPLVIHGGWPILAVGIFSILMGYAYTSGPLPLAYYGLGDLFVILFFGLVAVGGLFYLLTGTYGMPAFIVGLQIGFLSTVLIAINNLRDIHTDVLVNKKTMAVRLGLTGSRFWVGFLVFAPFFGGYYWLSLERWWVYIIPLVSFPIGLFIVKRIFRTEPGIEYNRYLALSSLYSLIFSVLLAVGFQIPVGFRL; encoded by the coding sequence ATGACAAAAGCAAAAGCGTGGATTTTAGCGGCGCGTCCTAAGACTCTTTCCGCTTCATTGGTACCTATTATAGCAACCGTTGGCCTTGTACGTGGCTTTGGCTACGAAATTCAGTGGTGGATCGTTGTTTTGGCCCTATTTTCAAGCTTCTTCATCCAAATCGGAACTAATTTGGTGAACGATGCGATGGACTTTAAAAAGGGCGCGGATACCGAAAAACGCTTAGGGCCAGTGCGCGTAACACAGCAGGGGATATTTACTTTTAATCAGGTGATGTTGGGTGCGGGGATTTGTTTTGCATTGTCTGCGGCCTGTGGGATTCCTTTAGTTATTCATGGTGGATGGCCGATTTTAGCAGTGGGAATATTTTCTATCTTGATGGGCTACGCTTATACTTCGGGACCACTACCATTAGCCTATTATGGTTTAGGGGATTTATTCGTCATTTTATTTTTTGGTTTAGTGGCTGTCGGTGGTCTTTTCTATTTGTTAACAGGCACTTATGGTATGCCGGCATTCATTGTTGGTCTGCAGATCGGTTTTTTAAGTACTGTTTTAATTGCGATCAATAACTTAAGAGACATCCACACAGATGTGTTAGTGAATAAAAAAACTATGGCGGTCCGCTTAGGCTTAACTGGCAGTCGTTTTTGGGTGGGCTTTTTAGTTTTTGCTCCGTTCTTCGGGGGGTATTACTGGCTCTCTTTAGAAAGATGGTGGGTTTATATTATTCCATTGGTGTCATTCCCCATTGGATTATTCATCGTGAAGCGCATCTTTAGAACAGAGCCTGGTATTGAATACAATCGCTACCTAGCATTGTCTTCTTTGTACAGTTTGATCTTTAGTGTATTGCTCGCTGTTGGCTTTCAAATTCCTGTTGGGTTTCGCTTGTAA
- a CDS encoding DUF507 family protein — translation MMKLSTSQIQRLSEKILKQWKSQQLITFKVDEKVVLQTIIDTITNDFKREEQLEQDVHALMDQMEREHEGQFQRHKMFPMLKQKLAKERKIIL, via the coding sequence ATGATGAAGCTAAGCACAAGTCAAATACAAAGACTGTCTGAAAAAATCTTGAAACAGTGGAAGTCTCAGCAGCTCATTACCTTTAAAGTCGACGAAAAAGTAGTTCTACAAACAATCATCGATACGATCACAAATGATTTCAAACGCGAAGAACAATTAGAACAAGATGTTCATGCGTTAATGGATCAAATGGAGCGTGAGCATGAAGGACAATTTCAACGTCATAAGATGTTTCCGATGTTGAAACAGAAATTAGCTAAAGAAAGAAAAATAATTTTATGA
- a CDS encoding GroES family chaperonin, translating to MASKKKKKTVVKKTPAKKAPAKKASNKKVVKKKTIKAKPAKAKTQKVKAKAKPTKAKSVKTKTVKSKAVKTVSKKAPVKKAVKAPAVKAVVKKSVAVAPTVKKASVTVDYSKAITPLGDRLVVRVQGSERVTAGGIIIPDSASTATGYLKAEVLAAGTGSKNKKGLLKPLDVKVGDLVLFNSYAGTKVTFNSEELQIIHESDVMGVVQD from the coding sequence ATGGCGTCTAAGAAGAAAAAAAAGACAGTTGTTAAAAAAACTCCAGCGAAAAAGGCTCCGGCTAAAAAAGCCTCTAACAAAAAAGTCGTAAAGAAAAAAACGATTAAAGCGAAGCCAGCAAAAGCTAAAACTCAAAAAGTAAAAGCAAAAGCTAAGCCCACAAAGGCTAAATCAGTAAAGACTAAAACTGTAAAATCGAAGGCTGTGAAAACGGTATCGAAAAAAGCTCCTGTTAAAAAAGCAGTTAAAGCTCCGGCTGTGAAAGCAGTAGTTAAGAAGTCAGTGGCGGTGGCTCCAACTGTTAAAAAAGCTAGTGTGACTGTGGATTACAGCAAAGCGATCACTCCATTGGGGGATCGTCTAGTGGTGCGTGTTCAAGGAAGTGAACGTGTTACGGCAGGTGGAATTATTATTCCAGATTCGGCATCAACAGCGACTGGCTATTTGAAAGCAGAAGTTTTAGCCGCAGGAACTGGTTCGAAAAATAAGAAAGGTCTTTTGAAGCCATTGGATGTAAAAGTGGGTGACCTTGTTCTTTTCAATTCGTATGCGGGGACGAAAGTCACTTTCAATTCAGAAGAATTACAGATCATTCACGAATCAGACGTTATGGGCGTCGTTCAAGATTAA
- a CDS encoding DUF507 family protein: protein MILSEDRQYHLAHIVTDKVWGDDIVDFSDDDLALKAAKIAIIAFVKEDMEIDKKAREKVASLKRNVVEGTREWEILYKKYYEEERNRYGV from the coding sequence ATGATTTTGTCAGAAGACAGACAGTATCACTTAGCTCATATAGTTACAGATAAAGTTTGGGGTGACGACATCGTGGATTTTTCTGACGATGATTTGGCACTTAAAGCTGCGAAGATAGCTATCATTGCATTCGTGAAAGAAGACATGGAAATTGATAAGAAAGCTCGTGAAAAAGTAGCTTCTTTGAAACGCAATGTTGTAGAAGGCACACGCGAGTGGGAAATTCTTTATAAAAAATACTACGAAGAGGAAAGAAATCGCTATGGCGTCTAA
- the rmuC gene encoding DNA recombination protein RmuC, with protein MELVTAGLVGFILGGVIIGFILYTKSKAEKERLQSESTQLLTEAQQLKIDLQTWKTKFELTQNTVEQSRAEASQLQQTLTLQFENLAQKIFDEKSSKMTDQNFQQLSALLNPLKDRIKDFEKKVEDTYSSERADRSFLKGEITKLIELNQTMSKEAQNLTLALKGENKTQGNWGELILENILERSGLRKGEEYITQETLRGTEGEILRPDVIVKLPDGKHLIVDSKMTLTAYEAAASADTEAEKEKFAAAHVDSLKRHISELSDKKYHLADQIISPDFVMLFMPLEPAFAMAFKLKPDLFEQAWDKNIAIVSPTTLLTSLRTVASLWKQERQQRNALDIAKRGGDLYDKFVGVVKDLDTLGERLLSVQKVHGDVMSKLSSGRGNLISQVEKLKELGAKAEKSLPPSIE; from the coding sequence ATGGAACTAGTAACAGCGGGATTAGTTGGGTTTATTTTAGGCGGAGTCATCATTGGCTTTATTTTATATACCAAATCAAAAGCAGAAAAAGAGCGCCTGCAATCAGAATCCACACAGCTTTTGACAGAAGCTCAACAACTTAAAATTGATCTGCAAACATGGAAGACAAAGTTTGAGCTGACACAGAACACAGTAGAACAGTCTCGTGCCGAAGCTTCACAATTACAACAGACACTGACATTACAATTTGAAAATCTGGCGCAAAAGATCTTCGATGAAAAATCGTCTAAGATGACAGATCAAAACTTCCAACAACTCAGCGCTCTTTTAAATCCTCTTAAAGATCGCATCAAAGACTTCGAGAAAAAAGTAGAAGACACTTATTCTTCTGAAAGAGCCGACCGCAGCTTCTTAAAAGGTGAAATCACTAAACTTATAGAGCTGAATCAAACCATGTCGAAAGAGGCGCAGAACTTAACTCTGGCCCTTAAAGGTGAAAACAAAACACAAGGGAACTGGGGCGAATTGATTTTAGAAAACATCCTTGAACGTTCTGGACTTCGCAAAGGTGAGGAGTACATCACACAAGAAACTTTACGTGGCACAGAAGGAGAAATCCTCAGACCCGATGTCATTGTGAAACTTCCTGATGGAAAACATCTGATTGTCGACTCTAAGATGACGCTGACAGCTTATGAAGCGGCGGCCTCTGCAGATACAGAAGCCGAAAAAGAAAAGTTCGCTGCCGCTCATGTGGATTCACTTAAACGTCATATCAGTGAACTGTCGGACAAAAAGTATCATTTGGCCGATCAAATTATTTCACCTGACTTCGTCATGCTCTTTATGCCGCTCGAGCCCGCTTTCGCTATGGCCTTTAAACTGAAGCCCGACTTATTCGAACAAGCATGGGATAAAAATATCGCCATCGTCAGCCCCACGACACTACTGACAAGCTTACGAACTGTGGCCTCTTTATGGAAACAAGAACGCCAGCAGCGCAATGCCCTTGATATCGCAAAACGCGGTGGCGATCTTTATGATAAGTTTGTCGGTGTCGTAAAAGACCTCGATACCCTTGGGGAACGCCTTTTATCCGTTCAAAAGGTTCATGGCGATGTGATGTCGAAGCTTTCCAGTGGACGCGGAAATTTGATCTCGCAGGTTGAAAAGCTAAAAGAGCTAGGAGCTAAAGCCGAAAAAAGCCTGCCTCCTTCTATAGAATAA
- the rpsD gene encoding 30S ribosomal protein S4 gives MKRKTGKTPRFKVQRRLMVELPGLGKAGALERRPYPPGQHGQRRKKYSDFGLRLEEKQKIRFHYGVSESQLKRLVILAKKSAKGPWINKLTELLELRLDNVLFRAGFAPSIKAASQLISHRKVMVNGKIVTIRSATLKPKDEVRLKDKVYTNQAYLEAKQNPRLQLADWLSKSEAGAVETIKINDTPELTTIPFPFDSSLFVEYYSNIKK, from the coding sequence ATGAAAAGAAAAACAGGAAAAACGCCAAGATTTAAAGTCCAAAGACGCCTAATGGTTGAACTACCAGGCTTAGGAAAAGCAGGAGCTTTGGAAAGACGTCCTTACCCACCAGGGCAACATGGTCAAAGAAGAAAAAAATACTCTGACTTTGGATTACGTCTAGAAGAAAAACAAAAAATTCGTTTTCACTATGGTGTTAGCGAAAGCCAATTAAAACGCCTTGTTATCTTAGCGAAAAAATCTGCTAAAGGCCCTTGGATTAATAAATTGACTGAGCTTTTAGAACTACGCTTAGACAACGTTTTATTCCGTGCTGGTTTTGCTCCATCAATTAAAGCGGCTTCGCAGTTGATTTCTCACCGCAAAGTTATGGTTAATGGCAAAATCGTTACAATCCGCTCAGCAACTTTGAAACCTAAAGATGAAGTTCGTCTTAAAGACAAAGTTTACACAAACCAAGCGTACTTAGAAGCGAAACAAAATCCTCGCTTACAATTAGCTGACTGGTTAAGTAAATCTGAAGCTGGAGCTGTTGAAACTATTAAAATTAACGACACTCCTGAATTGACGACAATTCCATTCCCGTTTGATTCAAGCTTGTTCGTTGAATATTACTCAAATATCAAAAAGTAA
- a CDS encoding MBL fold metallo-hydrolase encodes MSEFFTAGNTKPDQVKKFLNTKGITAVAGFGTATTCVEVMDGDKSLLIDGGSGLKAKSDQCNLSVNKEFHILITHFHFDHILGLPFFIPHFVKGCTINYYSVHKETEEIIRGLFQKPTFPVPFESLSAEVKFHHLNAYEQNEVNGFLVTPYMTDHPDTCYGFRIEKNNKVYAHAVDNEAIRITAADLGQDAGLYRNADLVYFDAQYDEEDMASKKGWGHGTSMRGFELCENFGLKNILFAHHDPAFSIEDSLAQKKRAAKIYEEKYAHLKLQWDFAYEGQVVEIK; translated from the coding sequence ATGTCTGAATTTTTCACTGCGGGTAACACTAAGCCTGATCAAGTCAAAAAATTTTTAAATACTAAAGGTATTACGGCCGTCGCGGGATTTGGTACAGCCACAACCTGTGTTGAGGTGATGGATGGGGACAAGTCTTTATTGATCGATGGTGGCAGTGGGCTAAAAGCCAAAAGTGATCAATGTAATCTTTCTGTAAATAAAGAGTTTCACATTCTGATTACGCATTTCCACTTTGATCATATTTTAGGATTGCCGTTCTTTATTCCTCACTTTGTTAAAGGCTGTACGATTAATTATTATTCTGTACATAAAGAAACTGAAGAAATCATTCGAGGCTTATTTCAAAAGCCTACATTTCCTGTTCCTTTTGAAAGTCTAAGTGCCGAAGTCAAATTTCACCACTTAAATGCTTACGAGCAAAACGAAGTAAATGGATTTCTAGTAACGCCTTATATGACAGACCATCCGGATACCTGTTACGGGTTTCGTATAGAGAAAAATAATAAGGTGTATGCTCATGCGGTTGATAACGAAGCGATTCGAATTACAGCTGCAGATTTGGGGCAAGACGCAGGCTTATATCGTAATGCGGATCTTGTGTATTTCGATGCTCAGTACGATGAAGAGGATATGGCTTCAAAGAAGGGCTGGGGACACGGAACGAGCATGCGTGGATTTGAGCTGTGTGAAAATTTTGGTTTGAAGAATATTCTTTTTGCCCACCACGACCCTGCATTTTCTATAGAAGACTCTTTAGCTCAGAAAAAACGGGCAGCCAAGATTTACGAAGAAAAATATGCACATCTAAAGCTTCAGTGGGATTTTGCCTATGAAGGTCAAGTCGTAGAAATAAAATAA
- a CDS encoding (2Fe-2S) ferredoxin domain-containing protein yields the protein MANINKTPWAVASVFICTKCGAKYNQPNLAEDVKTAVRKKQRAEETNGKIRVITSACLGVCYPEKQTYAVIPVEGKTEVYTTELNQEVLHQEIVDLIEQKLKG from the coding sequence ATGGCAAACATCAATAAAACTCCATGGGCAGTAGCCTCTGTTTTTATTTGCACTAAGTGTGGTGCTAAATACAATCAGCCCAATCTTGCAGAAGATGTTAAAACTGCCGTTAGAAAAAAGCAGCGGGCCGAAGAAACGAATGGCAAGATTCGTGTGATAACTTCTGCATGTCTGGGTGTTTGTTATCCTGAAAAACAAACTTATGCGGTTATACCAGTCGAGGGAAAGACGGAAGTCTATACAACAGAGCTAAATCAAGAAGTCTTACATCAAGAAATCGTGGATTTAATAGAGCAGAAACTCAAGGGTTAA
- a CDS encoding septal ring lytic transglycosylase RlpA family protein, with translation MNKQQLGLTLLLSLITISSFAYEVDDSYDYSDDNAVEYGVSFDSGEDEDDNMLSPALYVQDNNSDETFFVSGSGHRCPNNNFSRTMRGEASFYGGPTNRMFEGRRTACGNVFRSVELTAALPQRMLTQSGSGNSVRCGSWARVTNQSNGRAVWVRLTDTGSFGRLGRIIDVSHGAATQLGFVSRGHTNVNVEVCPHSNDRLARNSEI, from the coding sequence ATGAACAAACAACAATTAGGACTTACTCTTCTTTTATCATTGATCACCATCTCTTCATTTGCATACGAAGTTGATGATTCATATGACTACTCTGATGATAACGCTGTTGAATACGGCGTTAGTTTTGATAGCGGTGAAGATGAAGACGACAACATGTTGTCTCCGGCTCTTTATGTACAAGACAATAACTCAGATGAAACTTTCTTCGTGAGTGGTTCCGGCCACCGCTGCCCAAATAATAATTTCTCTCGCACTATGCGTGGTGAGGCTTCTTTTTATGGTGGACCTACAAATAGAATGTTTGAAGGCAGAAGAACGGCGTGTGGAAATGTATTCCGCTCAGTTGAACTGACAGCGGCTCTTCCGCAAAGAATGTTAACTCAAAGTGGTAGTGGTAACTCTGTTCGCTGCGGTAGCTGGGCACGCGTAACGAATCAATCAAATGGACGTGCTGTATGGGTTCGTTTAACGGATACAGGTTCTTTCGGACGCTTAGGACGCATTATCGACGTATCCCATGGTGCTGCAACTCAATTAGGATTTGTTAGCAGAGGACATACCAACGTAAATGTAGAAGTTTGTCCGCACTCGAATGATCGCTTAGCTAGAAATAGCGAAATCTAA
- a CDS encoding alginate export family protein, whose product MMRSILVAFLMLGGSVASAISIDWSGGYRIEFFDIDNPTLDRDNKQPKTYGLQYLYLNPKIVASDGINIISRFDILGNTQTGYRNSQMGSFIGGGFGSDSRVNSQNQDSAGTGITVSQLYLNVNHEYGSLIAGRAPFEFGMGMTHNAGLKPFDHWYDTRDSVAYKFVIDNVSIMPMLSRVAQKDFGRGVTISDETIVFEYDNKDNGAKAGVVQQIRKSSLESNDATTAIQPLPNFAGATLNGAWSSKTVNLYLGRKWTSFEFQIEASFLTGETGLVVAGESVKFNSYAVAAELLFPKAEGGKWEFGTKLGIASGDNPNTTGVYEGYQMDRNYDVAMLMFNHRMGQRDFLTTSILHTDPALNVGNSADDEAIGNAMYVAPSVQYSWNDKVDVKTTLIYGQLVTKPTLALDSSKDLGTELDIELIYKPRERIIWSNQVGVLFPGAAWKDGASDLRNQVNYGFATKAAITF is encoded by the coding sequence ATGATGCGATCAATACTAGTGGCTTTTTTAATGTTGGGTGGAAGTGTAGCATCGGCGATCTCGATCGACTGGTCTGGTGGATATCGTATTGAGTTCTTTGATATCGATAATCCAACGTTGGACAGAGACAACAAACAACCTAAAACCTACGGACTTCAATATCTTTATTTAAATCCGAAAATTGTAGCTTCTGATGGAATCAATATCATCAGTCGTTTTGATATCTTAGGGAATACACAAACAGGTTATAGAAACTCTCAGATGGGATCGTTCATTGGCGGTGGATTTGGTTCAGATTCACGTGTGAATTCGCAAAATCAAGATTCAGCAGGCACAGGAATTACTGTGAGCCAGTTGTACTTGAATGTGAATCACGAATACGGATCATTGATTGCGGGTCGCGCCCCTTTTGAGTTTGGTATGGGGATGACTCACAACGCGGGTTTAAAACCTTTTGATCACTGGTATGACACTCGGGACTCAGTGGCTTATAAATTTGTTATTGATAACGTGTCGATCATGCCAATGCTTTCGCGTGTAGCTCAGAAGGATTTTGGCCGTGGGGTTACGATTTCAGATGAGACCATCGTTTTTGAATACGATAACAAAGACAACGGAGCTAAAGCCGGCGTTGTACAACAAATCCGTAAAAGCAGTTTAGAGTCAAATGATGCAACAACAGCTATACAGCCATTGCCGAACTTTGCAGGGGCTACTTTGAATGGTGCATGGTCAAGTAAAACTGTGAATTTGTATTTGGGTCGTAAATGGACTTCTTTCGAATTTCAAATCGAAGCGAGTTTCTTAACTGGTGAAACAGGTCTCGTGGTAGCAGGTGAATCGGTTAAGTTTAATTCTTACGCTGTTGCCGCTGAGTTATTATTCCCTAAAGCTGAAGGTGGAAAATGGGAATTTGGTACCAAGTTAGGTATTGCGAGCGGGGATAATCCAAATACAACTGGAGTTTATGAAGGTTATCAAATGGATCGTAACTATGATGTGGCGATGTTGATGTTCAATCATAGAATGGGCCAACGTGATTTTTTAACAACTTCAATTCTTCACACTGATCCTGCATTAAATGTGGGTAACTCTGCTGATGATGAAGCTATTGGTAATGCGATGTATGTTGCTCCATCAGTTCAATACTCATGGAATGACAAAGTTGATGTGAAAACGACATTGATCTACGGACAATTAGTAACAAAACCAACTTTAGCACTAGACAGCAGTAAAGATTTAGGTACAGAATTAGATATCGAGTTGATTTATAAACCACGTGAACGAATCATTTGGTCGAATCAAGTCGGTGTTTTGTTTCCAGGAGCGGCGTGGAAAGATGGAGCGTCGGATCTACGGAATCAAGTCAACTATGGATTTGCAACTAAAGCCGCCATCACCTTTTGA
- a CDS encoding transglycosylase domain-containing protein, whose protein sequence is MSAVLLLLSSQSLAFSWPFNTDEFQKRLSAKDLAPSTRYFARGPSFLSGQKWDETQFNEQLKSQRYRIREPDQVLMAGDAQKVQLPHCKYVTQISDLNAGFTCWAWQTHTKETYLVVITDSQIIHSTWLFAGDKASQHWKASLDPVLIAQYKGAQPIMQIDLKISDIPVNCLNAVMAIEDSEFLQHSGVSYMGLTRSLIKNISKMRYAQGGSTITQQLVKNYFLTPEKTMSRKLKELYLAVKLESEWTKDQILETYLNIIYMGQSGAFQVLGFGAASQYYFNKPVQQLNLSECALMAAIVNNPGVYNPWRKDERATGRRSLVLDKMSELNLISEQEKNESKQAALPKRVPPVASETAPYFLEAARQQLKELGENVAPYNVYTSLDLEAQQVAQTSLQRNIERLEKSRAQLIKNKEKGLKLEGLVVSAENQTGLVTVLVGGQNYRQTQFNRALNGKRQIGSLIKPFVYLLALNNGANPLTEIVDEKFTWTYDKKNWSPQNYDRKFHGTVPMYHALKESLNIPAAKTAQEYGVQKLISLARDSGFTSPMEATPATSLGASTHYPIEVLNAYRSLANMGQVSKSSYLEKVTDYEGNSLYEYTPKFESLLDAKAVAVLVGMMKETMRSGTAESSVKLGWTFPSAGKTGTTSDNKDAWFTAFTPYQTEVVWLGYDQGISSNLTGGGAAVPIWIETMQKARSRWPDVDFKWPEGVEYREVPLFPKGAPTQLIFVQ, encoded by the coding sequence TTGAGCGCTGTATTATTACTTTTATCTTCACAGAGCTTAGCCTTCAGTTGGCCGTTTAATACCGATGAATTCCAGAAAAGGCTCTCTGCTAAGGATTTAGCCCCCTCTACCCGCTACTTCGCAAGAGGGCCAAGCTTTTTATCTGGGCAAAAATGGGATGAAACGCAGTTTAACGAGCAGTTAAAATCCCAAAGATACCGCATTCGTGAGCCTGATCAGGTGCTCATGGCTGGGGATGCTCAAAAAGTGCAGCTTCCGCACTGTAAGTATGTTACCCAAATTTCCGATCTGAATGCGGGTTTTACCTGTTGGGCATGGCAAACGCACACCAAAGAAACATATCTTGTTGTCATTACTGATTCCCAAATTATTCATTCCACATGGCTATTCGCTGGTGATAAGGCTTCGCAGCACTGGAAAGCCTCTTTAGATCCGGTTTTAATTGCACAGTACAAAGGGGCACAGCCCATCATGCAAATTGACCTCAAGATATCTGATATTCCCGTCAACTGCCTCAATGCGGTGATGGCTATTGAAGATAGTGAGTTTCTACAACACTCCGGTGTTAGTTATATGGGCCTCACACGATCTTTAATTAAAAATATCTCGAAGATGAGATATGCACAGGGTGGCAGTACGATTACCCAACAGCTTGTTAAAAATTATTTCCTGACTCCAGAAAAAACCATGAGCCGAAAACTGAAGGAACTCTATTTAGCCGTCAAGCTTGAGTCAGAATGGACTAAGGATCAAATTTTAGAAACCTATCTTAATATCATCTACATGGGACAATCCGGAGCTTTTCAAGTCTTGGGTTTTGGCGCCGCTTCCCAGTACTACTTCAATAAACCAGTTCAGCAGCTCAACCTTTCAGAATGTGCGTTGATGGCCGCCATCGTTAACAATCCCGGAGTGTACAACCCTTGGCGAAAAGATGAACGCGCAACAGGCCGACGCAGTTTAGTTTTAGATAAAATGTCCGAGCTCAATTTGATATCGGAGCAAGAAAAAAATGAATCCAAACAAGCGGCATTACCTAAACGAGTTCCACCTGTGGCCTCGGAAACTGCACCTTACTTTTTAGAAGCTGCCCGTCAGCAATTAAAAGAACTGGGTGAAAATGTCGCTCCTTACAATGTTTACACCAGCCTAGATTTAGAGGCGCAACAAGTGGCCCAGACATCTTTACAGCGCAACATTGAGCGCCTTGAAAAAAGTCGCGCCCAACTGATTAAGAACAAAGAAAAAGGCTTAAAGCTAGAAGGCCTTGTGGTCTCAGCCGAAAACCAAACAGGGCTAGTCACTGTGTTAGTGGGTGGGCAAAACTACAGACAGACACAGTTTAATCGCGCGTTAAATGGGAAACGTCAGATAGGATCTTTGATAAAACCTTTCGTCTATCTTTTAGCATTAAATAATGGTGCAAACCCATTGACAGAAATTGTGGATGAAAAGTTCACATGGACCTATGATAAAAAAAATTGGTCCCCGCAAAACTATGACCGAAAATTTCACGGCACAGTCCCGATGTATCATGCTCTGAAAGAGAGTCTAAATATACCTGCGGCAAAAACAGCGCAAGAGTATGGTGTTCAGAAACTTATCTCCCTAGCTCGCGACAGCGGATTTACGTCTCCGATGGAGGCAACACCAGCCACTAGCCTCGGAGCCAGCACGCACTACCCTATCGAAGTTTTAAATGCCTATCGCTCACTGGCGAATATGGGACAAGTCAGCAAATCGAGCTATCTTGAAAAAGTGACAGACTACGAAGGCAACTCACTTTATGAATACACTCCAAAATTTGAATCCTTGCTTGATGCGAAAGCCGTCGCCGTACTGGTAGGAATGATGAAAGAAACCATGCGCTCGGGTACGGCCGAATCCAGTGTGAAACTGGGTTGGACATTTCCTTCTGCCGGCAAAACGGGAACAACTTCGGATAATAAAGATGCGTGGTTCACAGCATTCACGCCCTATCAAACAGAAGTGGTTTGGCTCGGTTATGATCAAGGCATTTCAAGTAACCTGACCGGTGGCGGAGCTGCTGTACCGATCTGGATTGAGACAATGCAAAAAGCCCGCTCTCGCTGGCCAGACGTGGATTTTAAGTGGCCAGAAGGTGTTGAATATCGCGAAGTACCCTTATTTCCGAAAGGGGCTCCGACTCAACTCATCTTCGTCCAATAA
- a CDS encoding AMP-binding protein, translating to MIQFQTEVSNQLLINPRLTEEEKKILLQLQNEFEQQYGSKGFFLVPSSGSSQKKNESVKLIALSRQSIVNSAMRFNQYFQTKSDESWGLVLPEFHVAGLGVYARASLVGASVFVSEWNVQTLKTWVNEKKISYMSMVPTQVYDIVKLNLQCMASIKKVFVGAGALSKELKQQARALEWPIVETYGMTETSSMIAVREQTESFAVLPQVEVRVEETLQIRCNSLLTASIQKIDQEIVVRSYKADDWLVTEDLVTLTVDASSGPMHLNLLGRRGDYVKILGEGVSLPELRERLEHLTQQLGYAVSSAALLAVEDKRRGHELVLVVDKSLQTQMGQLKALYNDSGRPYEKIERVYCLDQLPRTDLGKLKVEEVKSIIISKANEGDYGKHQ from the coding sequence ATGATTCAATTTCAAACGGAAGTCAGCAATCAGCTTTTGATAAACCCACGCCTAACAGAGGAAGAAAAAAAAATACTGTTGCAGTTGCAAAACGAATTCGAGCAGCAATATGGCTCCAAAGGATTTTTTCTGGTTCCTAGTTCGGGTTCTTCACAGAAAAAAAATGAAAGTGTTAAATTAATAGCTCTTTCGCGGCAGAGCATTGTGAACTCAGCTATGCGATTTAATCAGTATTTCCAAACAAAAAGCGATGAAAGCTGGGGACTTGTTCTGCCTGAATTTCACGTGGCAGGGCTGGGTGTCTATGCTCGTGCTTCACTAGTAGGTGCTTCTGTCTTTGTATCTGAATGGAATGTGCAGACCTTAAAGACATGGGTGAATGAAAAAAAAATCAGTTACATGTCTATGGTCCCAACACAAGTGTATGACATTGTGAAATTAAATTTACAGTGTATGGCTTCTATTAAAAAAGTATTTGTAGGTGCAGGGGCCTTAAGTAAAGAACTCAAACAGCAGGCCCGCGCTTTAGAATGGCCCATCGTTGAAACCTATGGGATGACCGAAACGTCATCTATGATTGCGGTACGTGAGCAAACAGAGTCGTTTGCCGTTTTGCCTCAGGTGGAAGTGCGAGTAGAAGAGACACTACAAATTCGTTGTAATTCACTGCTGACAGCCAGTATTCAAAAAATCGATCAAGAGATCGTGGTGCGCTCGTATAAAGCTGATGATTGGCTGGTGACAGAAGATCTTGTCACGCTGACTGTGGACGCTTCATCTGGTCCAATGCATTTGAACCTTTTGGGCCGCCGCGGTGATTATGTGAAAATTTTAGGTGAGGGTGTTTCTTTACCTGAGCTGCGTGAACGTCTAGAACATTTAACCCAACAGTTAGGATATGCAGTCAGTTCTGCCGCACTGTTGGCTGTGGAAGATAAGCGGCGTGGGCATGAGCTGGTCTTAGTTGTGGATAAAAGCTTGCAGACACAGATGGGGCAGTTAAAAGCGTTATATAATGATTCGGGACGTCCCTATGAAAAGATAGAGCGCGTCTATTGCTTAGATCAATTACCACGCACTGACCTTGGTAAGTTGAAAGTAGAAGAAGTGAAGAGTATAATCATATCGAAAGCTAACGAAGGTGATTATGGCAAACATCAATAA